One stretch of Arachis duranensis cultivar V14167 chromosome 1, aradu.V14167.gnm2.J7QH, whole genome shotgun sequence DNA includes these proteins:
- the LOC107474964 gene encoding putative pentatricopeptide repeat-containing protein At3g01580: MHRRDLLVKLLGTCCSKISIAQLHSKCLKLGLAHDSYIATNLNVLYAKYASVREAYKLFEESPCRTVHLWNAMLRSYCLEGKWVETLCLFHRMNACALSAEERPDNFTVSISLKSCVGLQRLKLGEMIHGFLKKEAMNNDVFVGSALIELYSKCGRMNDAEKVFMEYSNPDVVLWTSMVTGYERSGDPELALAFFSQMVASENVSPDPVTLVSAICACAQLSDFKLGRSIHGYVKRRGYDTKLCLTNALLNLYGKTGSIKSAYNVFEKMPDKDIISWTSMVACYTDNGAETKSLDLFSQMIDNRVEPNRVTIVSVLRSCTNMSNLEEGMKIHKLAIDNGLELDMAVSTALMDMYMKCFKPETAISLFNRMPEKDVVSWAVLFSGYAEIGMAHKSMGIFRNMLSSGTLPDAIALVKILAASSDLGILQQAVCLHGFLTKCGFDNNIFVGASLIEMYAKCSSIDNANKVFKQMTHKDVVVWSSIIAAYGFHGQGEAALKLFNEMVDSSHVKPNHVTFLSILFACSHAGLIKEGIKIFDTMLNEYQLKPNSEHYAIMVDLLGRVGELDKGLEIINRMPMQAGANVWGALLGACRIHQNINMGELAAQNLFSLDPNHAGYYVLLSNIYCGEKNWHNAANIRKLVKENRLKKIVGRSMVELRNEV, encoded by the coding sequence ATGCACCGGAGGGATCTCTTGGTGAAGCTATTGGGAACTTGCTGCAGTAAGATATCAATTGCACAGTTGCACTCCAAGTGTTTGAAATTGGGCCTCGCCCATGATAGTTACATTGCTACCAATCTTAATGTTCTTTATGCTAAATATGCCTCAGTTAGAGAAGCATATAAGCTATTCGAAGAATCACCTTGTAGAACTGTCCATCTGTGGAATGCTATGCTTAGGAGCTATTGTTTGGAAGGAAAATGGGTAGAGACACTGTGCCTGTTTCATCGGATGAATGCATGTGCTTTATCAGCTGAGGAAAGACCTGACAATTTCACAGTATCAATTTCTTTGAAATCATGTGTTGGTTTGCAGAGGCTGAAACTGGGCGAAATGATTCACGGGTTTCTCAAGAAAGAGGCAATGAATAATGATGTGTTTGTGGGATCTGCCTTGATTGAATTGTATTCGAAATGTGGACGAATGAATGATGCTGAAAAAGTGTTTATGGAGTATTCAAATCCAGATGTGGTTTTATGGACTTCAATGGTTACAGGCTACGAACGAAGCGGCGATCCTGAACTTGCACTTGCATTTTTCTCACAAATGGTTGCGTCAGAGAATGTGAGTCCTGATCCAGTGACACTTGTTAGTGCTATTTGTGCTTGTGCTCAGTTATCGGATTTTAAGCTTGGAAGAAGTATACATGGATATGTAAAAAGAAGGGGATATGACACTAAGTTATGTTTGACCAATGCACTGCTGAACTTATATGGAAAAACTGGTTCTATCAAGAGTGCATATAACGTGTTCGAGAAAATGCCTGATAAGGATATTATATCTTGGACCTCAATGGTTGCTTGTTATACTGATAATGGAGCTGAAACCAAGTCATTAGATCTTTTCAGTCAAATGATTGATAACAGAGTTGAACCCAACAGGGTTACTATTGTTAGTGTACTGCGATCATGCACTAACATGTCCAATCTGGAAGAGGGTATGAAGATTCACAAATTAGCAATTGACAATGGTCTTGAATTGGATATGGCAGTCTCTACAGCTCTTATGGACATGTACATGAAATGCTTTAAGCCTGAAACTGCAATTAGCCTCTTCAACAGAATGCCAGAGAAGGATGTAGTTTCTTGGGCTGTTTTGTTTAGTGGGTATGCTGAAATTGGAATGGCTCACAAGTCAATGGGCATTTTCCGCAACATGTTATCTAGTGGAACCCTACCCGATGCAATCGCCCTCGTGAAGATTCTTGCTGCTAGCTCGGATTTGGGGATTCTTCAACAAGCCGTTTGTCTTCATGGTTTCTTAACTAAATGTGGATTTgacaataacatttttgtcgGCGCATCTCTCATAGAGATGTATGCAAAATGTAGTAGCATAGATAACGCTAACAAAGTTTTCAAACAAATGACACATAAAGATGTTGTTGTGTGGAGCTCAATCATTGCAGCTTATGGATTCCATGGGCAAGGAGAAGCAGCATTGAAGTTATTCAACGAGATGGTTGATAGTTCACATGTTAAGCCTAATCATGTAACCTTCCTTTCTATTCTGTTTGCTTGTAGTCATGCAGGTTTGATTAAAGAAGGGATAAAGATATTTGATACAATGTTAAATGAGTACCAATTGAAGCCGAACTCAGAGCACTATGCCATAATGGTTGATCTTCTTGGCCGGGTTGGAGAGCTAGATAAGGGCTTGGAAATAATCAATCGTATGCCAATGCAAGCTGGTGCTAATGTGTGGGGAGCCTTGCTTGGTGCATGTAGGATTCATCAAAACATAAATATGGGAGAACTTGCAGCTCAGAATCTTTTTTCCTTAGACCCTAATCATGCAGGGTATTATGTACTCTTATCAAATATTTATTGTGGGGAAAAGAATTGGCATAATGCCGCAAATATTAGGAAATTGGTAAAGGAAAATAGGTTGAAGAAGATTGTAGGTCGAAGTATGGTTGAGTTAAGGAATGAGGTTTAA
- the LOC107474131 gene encoding probable LRR receptor-like serine/threonine-protein kinase At1g06840, whose translation MYLSKGCKHQVLFILWFCCYLLHVSAENNITDPVEVEALNAIKQRLNDPNGNLSNWGHNDPCTSKWTGVLCYNETLDDGYLHVQELQLLSLNLTGNLAPELGNLTRLLRLNFMWNKITGSIPKEIGEIKTLQLLLLNGNNLTGPLPDELGYLPNLDRIQIDQNNISGPVPKSFANLNKTKHFHMNNNSLSGQIPPELSRLPSLVHLLLDNNKLTGYLPSDLYKLPNLLIIQLDNNNFEGNTIPSSYGNMSKLLKMSLRNCNLRGPVPDLSRIPHLLYLDLSSNQLNGSIPSNKLSNNITTIDLSNNKLTGTIPSYFSSLPVLQRLSLENNLLKGSVSSTIWQNKTLNGKKFILELQNNSLTSISGTSDIPPNVTLSLNGNPLCSNNKSLVQFCGSETADNNTNGIVSTNSSSCPAQACPPPFEYSLDCFCAAPLLVSYRLKSPGFSDFRPYVLSFQEYLSTGLSIQMDQLQFSFYWQAGPRLRMDLKLFPVYVGNSSSHIFNTTELLRLMTMFTGWHIQDSDLFGPYELLGFNLLDPYKGVVIPKSSNSKISTGALAGIILGSIACAVTLSAIVTLLILRVKLKDHPVVSKRRHSSKISIKIDGVRAFTFGELSAATNNFSNSSQVGQGGYGKVYKGILSDGTVVAIKRAQEGSLQGEKEFLTEISLLSRLHHRNLVSLLGYCDEEGEQMLVYEFMPNGTLREHISVTAKEPLSFAMRLKIALGSAKGLMYLHTEADPPIFHRDVKASNILLDSKFTAKVADFGLSRLAPVPDLEGVVPGHVSTVVKGTPGYLDPEYFLTHKLTDKSDVYSLGVVFLELLTGMQPISHGKNIVREVNVAYQSGVIFSIIDDRMGSYPSEHVEKFLTLALKCCEDEPEARPKMAEVVRELENIWSMMPESDTRKAESITSDSGKLSTSTPSSSSAIKTPFVSGDVSGSDLVSGVIPSIKPR comes from the exons ATGTATCTTTCAAAGGGTTGCAAGCATCAAGTTCTTTTCATCTTGTGGTTCTGCTGCTACTTGCTACATGTTTCGGCGGAGAATAATATCACTGACCCTGTTGAAG TTGAAGCATTGAATGCCATAAAGCAAAGATTGAATGACCCTAATGGAAATTTGAGCAACTGGGGACATAATGATCCGTGTACATCGAAGTGGACAGGAGTTTTGTGCTACAATGAAACATTGGATGATGGATATCTACATGTTCAAGAACT gCAATTACTGAGTTTAAACCTGACAGGAAATTTGGCACCCGAGCTCGGCAACTTAACCCGTTTGTTAAGATT GAACTTTATGTGGAACAAGATAACTGGGAGTATTCCGAAGGAAATCGGTGAAATCAAAACTTTGCAACTCTT GCTTCTGAATGGAAACAACTTAACTGGTCCACTACCAGATGAGCTCGGCTATCTTCCGAATTTGGATAGGATACAAATTGATCAGAACAATATATCAGGGCCCGTACCTAAATCATTTGCAAACCTGAACAAGACAAAGCACTT CCACATGAACAATAATTCACTTAGCGGACAAATCCCACCGGAGCTTTCCCGGTTGCCAAGTCTTGTTCATCT TCTTCTTGATAACAACAAATTAACAGGATATCTTCCGAGTGACCTCTACAAGTTGCCAAACTTACTTATAAT TCAACTTGATAACAATAACTTTGAGGGAAATACTATTCCAAGTTCTTATGGCAACATGTCAAAACTGCTGAAAAT GAGTCTTAGGAATTGCAACTTGAGAGGACCAGTTCCTGATTTAAGCAGGATACCCCACCTTCTTTATCT aGACCTCAGTTCCAATCAGTTGAATGGATCAATTCCTAGCAACAAGCTTTCCAACAACATCACAACCAT TGATTTATCGAACAACAAGCTTACTGGAACTATTCCATCCTACTTTTCTAGTCTTCCTGTTCTTCAAAGATT GTCACTTGAAAACAATTTATTGAAAGGCagtgtttcttccaccatttgGCAGAACAAGACTTTGAATGGCAAAAAATTTATCTT GGAGTTGCAAAACAATAGCCTTACAAGCATATCAGGCACTAGTGATATTCCTCCAAATGTCACACTCTC GCTCAATGGGAATCCTCTATGCTCAAATAATAAGTCTTTGGTTCAATTCTGTGGATCTGAGACTGCTGACAATAACACAAATGGCATTGTTTCAACAAATTCCAGCTCATGCCCTGCTCAAGCGTGCCCTCCTCCTTTCGAATATTCCTTGGACTGTTTCTGTGCAGCACCATTGCTTGTCAGTTATCGACTGAAAAGTCCTGGATTTTCGGATTTTCGACCATACGTGCTTTCCTTTCAGGAATACCTGAGTACAGGTCTTAGTATACAGATGGATCAGCttcaatttagtttttattggcAAGCCGGACCTCGGTTGAGAATGGACTTGAAGCTTTTTCCAGTTTATGTTGGTAACAGCAGCTCTCATATTTTCAATACAACCGAGCTCCTACGGCTCATGACCATGTTCACTGGATGGCACATTCAAGACAGTGATTTGTTTGGTCCTTATGAGTTACTTGGCTTCAATCTCCTTGATCCTTACAAGGGTG TGGTCATCCCCAAGTCTTCAAATTCAAAGATAAGTACAGGTGCTTTGGCTGGCATAATCTTAGGATCAATTGCCTGCGCGGTGACGTTATCTGCAATAGTTACACTCCTTATATTAAGAGTGAAGTTGAAAGATCATCCTGTAGTTTCGAAGCGACGTCATT CATCTAAGATCTCAATAAAAATTGATGGTGTAAGGGCCTTCACTTTTGGAGAATTGTCTGCTGCTACCAACAATTTTAGCAACTCTTCTCAAGTAGGACAAGGAGGTTATGGCAAGGTTTACAAAGGTATTCTTTCTGATGGCACCGTTGTTGCCATTAAACGTGCGCAGGAGGGGTCGCTGCAAGGTGAGAAAGAGTTCCTCACAGAAATATCATTACTTTCGAGGCTACATCATCGCAACCTTGTGTCTCTCCTTGGATACTGTGATGAAGAGGGTGAACAG ATGCTGGTTTATGAATTCATGCCAAATGGTACACTAAGGGAACACATTTCAG TTACAGCAAAAGAGCCTCTGAGTTTCGCCATGAGATTGAAGATTGCACTAGGGTCAGCAAAGGGTCTTATGTATTTACACACTGAAGCTGATCCTCCAATATTCCACAGAGATGTTAAAGCCAGCAACATATTATTGGACTCTAAGTTCACAGCAAAAGTGGCTGATTTCGGACTTTCGCGGCTCGCTCCAGTTCCTGATCTTGAAGGAGTTGTCCCTGGCCATGTATCCACAGTGGTAAAGGGAACCCCG GGTTATCTTGATCCAGAGTACTTCCTAACTCACAAGTTGACTGATAAAAGCGATGTTTATAGTCTTGGGGTTGTGTTTCTGGAACTTTTGACTGGGATGCAACCAATCTCACATGGCAAGAACATTGTTAGAGAG GTTAATGTCGCGTATCAATCTGGCGTAATATTTTCGATCATTGATGACCGCATGGGGTCCTATCCATCTGAGCATGTAGAGAAATTCTTGACCTTGGCCCTGAAGTGTTGCGAAGACGAGCCAGAAGCCCGGCCTAAAATGGCAGAGGTGGTTAGGGAGCTTGAAAACATATGGTCCATGATGCCAGAATCAGATACCCGGAAAGCCGAATCAATAACCAGTGATTCAGGAAAGTTAAGTACAAGTACACCATCTTCATCCTCTGCTATAAAGACTCCTTTTGTATCAGGAGATGTTTCAGGTAGTGACCTTGTTAGTGGAGTAATACCAAGCATCAAGCCAAGATAG
- the LOC107474152 gene encoding 60S ribosomal protein L10 yields MGRRPARCYRQIKNKPYPKSRFCRGVPDPKIRIYDVGMKKKGADEFPFCVHLVSWEKENVSSEALEAARIACNKYMSKFAGKDAFHLRVRVHPFHVLRINKMLSCAGADRLQTGMRGAFGKPQGTCARVNIGQVLLSVRTKDNHGHHAQEALRRAKFKFPGRQSNWKNMGFLFFSVYAHFLPFVFIGNACLLSNSFPIFRGFTKFNRTEYLKLKSENRIVPDGVNAKVRFHPDKL; encoded by the exons ATGGGGAGAA GACCAGCGAGGTGTTACAGGCAAATCAAGAACAAGCCATATCCAAAATCGCGATTCTGCAGGGGTGTGCCTGACCCTAAGATCCGAATCTATGACGTcggaatgaagaagaagggtGCGGATGAGTTTCCGTTCTGCGTGCACCTTGTTTCATGGGAGAAGGAGAATGTTTCCAGTGAGGCACTTGAGGCTGCTCGCATTGCTTGCAACAAGTACATGTCCAAATTCGCAGGCAAAGACGCTTTCCATTTGCGTGTTAGGGTTCATCCTTTCCATGTTCTCCGTATCAACAAGATGCTCTCCTGCGCCGGCGCCGACAGGCTCCAGACTGGCATGAGGGGCGCCTTTGGCAAGCCGCAGGGCACTTGCGCTAG GGTCAACATTGGCCAGGTGCTTCTCTCGGTTCGCACCAAGGATAACCATGGTCATCATGCTCAGGAGGCTCTGCGACGCGCCAAGTTCAAGTTCCCCGGCCGCCAG TCCAACTGGAAGAACATGGGGTTTCTATTTTTCAGTGTGTATGCTCATTTTTTACCCTTTGTATTTATTGGAAATGCTTGCTTGCTTAGTAATTCTTTTCCAATTTTCAGGGGATTTACAAAGTTCAACCGAACAGAGTATTTGAAGTTAAAGTCTGAGAACAGAATTGTGCCTGATGGTGTCAATGCCAAGGTTCGTTTCCACCCTGATAAATTATAa
- the LOC127747465 gene encoding uncharacterized protein LOC127747465, with translation MEFKEAVCEYCIQEGRRIWFKKNDNVRMRAVYKDDSCGWLVYASNNTENNCWQIKMFMDDHTCARETKNRLANRKWLACKLVKKLRKYPNLRHSEAAQYFKTKCDLDINKSSLTRALGDARSVVYGDAAAQYGMVRDYGLTLLKSNPSSTVTVGVIPQPNLYDDPIFEKIPLIGLDGAFLKTRHGGQILSAIGQDANNHIYVIAYAIVLVENTENWRWFLKLLHQDLGDYKKSKLCFISDMQKGLGLINADKEVFPDVYHRFCVWHLWKNFNKQWKDLQLRGLLWDCAKCTSQDGFLEIFKKIERVNKKAWEYLNKWPRDSWSWVFFSNAPKIDNICNNACEVFNSRIKDARAKPIITLLEEVRMYAMRSIARNKIMRSSKFMAGRPTWLWTWERGSGRVANGPKSAGSACVTRQKRQICSFFDLKPQSSPSLSVSHSVTPSVVNTEDRASAFNLQLLQSPVSTLLP, from the exons ATGGAGTTCAAAGAGGCTGTGTGTGAATATTGCATACAAGAGGGTAGAAGGATTTGGTTTAAGAAGAACGATAACGTGAGGATGAGAGCTGTGTATAAGGATGATAGCTGTGGCTGGCTTGTGTATGCTTCTAATAATACTGAGAACAATTGCTGGCAGATCAAGATGTTTATGGATGACCACACCTGTGCAAGAGAGACCAAAAACAGACTAGCTAATAGGAAGTGGCTAGCCTGCAAATTGGTGAAGAAGCTAAGAAAATATCCGAATTTGAGACACTCCGAGGCTGCACAATATTTTAAGACTAAATGTGATTTAGATATAAACAAGTCTTCACTGACCAGGGCCTTAGGAGATGCTAGATCTGTTGTGTACGGTGATGCAGCTGCCCAATATGGCATGGTGAGGGATTATGGGCTGACACTGCTGAAGAGCAATCCAAGCTCCACTGTCACAGTTGGTGTTATACCTCAGCCCAACCTTTATGATGATCCAATATTTGAGAAGAT ACCCCTCATAGGCTTGGATGGAGCTTTTCTGAAGACCCGACATGGTGGTCAGATCCTGTCTGCTATTGGCCAAGATGCAAACAACCATATATATGTGATTGCCTATGCAATTGTCCTTGTTGAGAACACTGAAAATTGGAGATGGTTCTTGAAATTACTTCATCAAGACTTAGGGGATTATAAGAAGAGCAAGCTGTGTTTTATCTCAGATATGCAAAAG GGACTA GGCCTTATAAATGCAGATAAGGAGGTTTTCCCAGATGTCTATCACAGATTCTGTGTTTGGCATCTGTGGAAGAACTTCAATAAGCAATGGAAGGATCTCCAACTTAGAGGGCTACTATGGGATTGTGCAAAGTGTACTAGCCAAGATGGCTTCCTTgaaatcttcaaaaagattGAAAGGGTTAATAAGAAAGCCTGGGAGTATTTGAACAAGTGGCCTAGAGACTCTTGGAGCTGGGTATTCTTCAGTAATGCACCTAAGATAGACAACATTTGCAACAATGCATGTGAAGTCTTCAACTCTAGGATCAAAGATGCTAGAGCTAAGCCTATTATCACACTCTTGGAAGAAGTCAGAATGTATGCAATGAGGTCGATAGCTAGGAACAAG ATTATGAGAAGTTCGAAGTTCATGGCTGGCCGACCAACATGGTTGTGGACTTGGGAAAGAGGCTCTGGTagggtggcaaacgggcctaaaTCCGCCGGGTCAGCCTgcgtaacccgccaaaaaaggcAG ATTTGCAGCTTCTTCGACCTCAAACCTCAATCCTCACCGTCACTCTCAGTCTCTCACTCGGTCACTCCCTCGGTCGTCAACACAGAGGACAGAGCTTCAGCCTTCAACCTTCAGCTTCTCCAGTCTCCAGTCTCCACTCTCCTCCCATAG
- the LOC107474143 gene encoding metal tolerance protein 4 — translation MDANNSASDPNITSPLLSKHHPHHPPASSAAENGGRRSRLSRRNSVNSLRTAFLSKIPDKVRSSLDAESLSNLNLSLSTALTPGEKEYYEKQIATLKSFDEVDAIVASDSNIIEDTDDEEQLQQERAMRISNYANIVLLILKIYATVRSGSLAIAASTLDSLLDLMAGGILWFTHLSMKNINIYKYPIGKLRVQPVGIIIFAAVMATLGFQVLITALEELIRNTPNDRMTEEQLIWLYSIMIFASVVKLFLWLYCRTSRNKIVRAYADDHHFDVVTNVVGLVAAVLGDKFYWWIDPIGAILLALYTITNWSRTVMENAVSLVGQSAPPEFLQKLTYLVIRHPQVKRVDTVRAYTFGVLYFVEVDIELPEELPLKEAHAIGETLQIKLEKLPEVERAFVHLDFECEHKPEHSVLVKLPNNQS, via the exons ATGGACGCCAATAATTCGGCTTCAGATCCCAACATCACGAGCCCGTTGCTATCCAAGCACCATCCTCATCATCCTCCTGCCTCCTCCGCCGCCGAGAACGGTGGCCGGAGATCTCGTCTTAGTCGCCGCAACTCCGTCAACTCCCTCAGAACCGCTTTTCTCTCCAAGATTCCTGACAAGGTCCGATCTTCCCTCGACGCCGAGTCGCTCTCCAACCttaatctctctctctccaccGCCTTAACTCCag GGGAGAAAGAGTATTATGAAAAGCAAATTGCTACTCTCAAATCATTTGATGAAGTCGATGCCATAGTGGCATCTGACAGCAACATTATTGAGGACACTGATGATGAGGAACAGCTTCAACAAGAAAGAGCTATGAGGATTTCCAATTATGCAAACATAGTTCTATTGATACTAAAG ATTTATGCCACAGTGAGGAGTGGATCATTAGCTATTGCAGCATCAACATTGGACTCTCTGCTTGATCTCATGGCAGGTGGAATACTTTGGTTTACTCACCtctcaatgaagaacataaatATCTACAAATATCCAATTGGAAAGTTGAGGGTGCAGCCAGTTGGCATAATTATCTTTGCTGCTGTCATGGCAACACTTG GCTTTCAGGTGTTAATCACAGCTCTAGAAGAACTAATACGAAATACTCCTAATGACAGGATGACTGAAGAACAATTGATCTGGTTGTATTCTATTATGATATTTGCATCGGTGGTGAAGCTTTTCCTCTGGCTTTACTGTAGAACATCACGGAACAAGATTGTCCGTGCCTATGCGGAT GATCACCACTTTGATGTTGTGACAAATGTGGTTGGACTAGTTGCAGCTGTTCTTGGTGATAAGTTTTACTGGTGGATTGATCCAATTGGCGCTATTTTACTTGCACTTTACACCATTACAAATTGGTCCCGCACTGTTATGGAAAATGCAG TTTCCCTAGTGGGACAATCTGCCCCACCTGAATTTTTACAGAAGCTAACATATCTTGTTATAAGACATCCTCAAGTTAAGCGAGTTGACACTGTCCGCGCATACACATTTGGTGTTCTATATTTTGTGGAG GTTGATATTGAACTGCCAGAGGAATTGCCATTGAAAGAAGCACATGCCATTGGAGAGACACTACAGATAAAGCTCGAGAAGCTTCCAGAAGTCGAGCGCGCATTCGTTCATCTAGACTTCGAATGCGAACACAAACCGGAGCACTCGGTTCTCGTCAAGCTGCCCAACAATCAGTCTTGA